From one Butyricimonas faecihominis genomic stretch:
- a CDS encoding OmpA family protein, translating to MRKTVFSLCFLMVTSFSVAQIQKKKIGNDFSRWSLGVNGGISAFRGDMISFSADKTYIGVQGGLQLGYQFTPTFGLSLTADMGQGKGSAKKWEKAFKIYPNGESYYGTEPEAGFAYYNDIYAKIKYFTLGLHGDFNVNNFFGKKELRRWTVLLSPAVYLQKFSPKLYKKEDDKRFDTSSTLDNDVNLGLGGDIALRYRASKYIDLQLTSGVAWIANNNFDGVATCCTSKYNWLANLSVGVVWKIGNNKKKENLMYATARSVAPVILPVKEETRSVVKEEQKPVVKQEEKTVENVVKVETTEKTFPVLPTVHFKRNSAVIDTDRYASELSRIVEALKEFPGVKVDIRGYTDHTGTDRINLPLSLKRAEALKTYLVSKGIPADRMSTFGEGKDMSVDQKDIYTEKARKVEVKKH from the coding sequence ATGAGAAAAACAGTGTTCTCTCTTTGTTTTCTGATGGTAACTTCCTTTTCGGTAGCGCAGATCCAAAAGAAAAAGATTGGTAATGATTTTTCCCGTTGGAGTTTGGGTGTTAATGGGGGTATTTCAGCTTTTCGGGGAGACATGATCTCTTTTTCGGCGGATAAAACTTATATCGGGGTACAAGGAGGCTTGCAACTGGGGTACCAGTTTACCCCGACTTTCGGTTTGTCCTTGACGGCCGACATGGGTCAAGGAAAGGGAAGTGCCAAGAAATGGGAGAAAGCGTTTAAGATTTACCCGAACGGGGAATCTTATTATGGCACGGAACCAGAAGCTGGTTTCGCTTATTACAACGATATTTACGCCAAGATCAAATATTTCACGTTAGGTCTGCACGGAGATTTTAACGTGAATAATTTTTTCGGGAAGAAAGAATTGCGTCGTTGGACCGTGTTGTTAAGCCCGGCGGTTTACTTGCAAAAGTTCTCGCCCAAGTTATACAAGAAGGAAGATGACAAGCGTTTTGACACCTCTTCCACGCTGGATAATGACGTGAACTTAGGGCTGGGAGGAGATATAGCCTTGCGCTATCGTGCTAGCAAATACATTGATTTACAACTGACATCCGGGGTGGCCTGGATCGCGAATAATAACTTTGACGGAGTGGCCACTTGTTGCACGAGCAAGTATAACTGGCTGGCGAACCTCTCGGTTGGCGTGGTGTGGAAAATTGGTAACAACAAGAAGAAAGAGAACCTGATGTACGCCACCGCTCGTTCCGTGGCCCCGGTGATACTTCCCGTGAAAGAGGAAACTCGGTCGGTGGTGAAAGAAGAGCAAAAGCCAGTTGTCAAGCAAGAGGAGAAAACGGTAGAGAACGTGGTGAAGGTGGAGACCACGGAGAAAACATTCCCGGTATTACCAACAGTCCATTTCAAACGTAATTCGGCGGTCATTGACACGGATCGTTATGCTAGTGAACTTTCTCGCATCGTGGAGGCGTTGAAAGAGTTCCCGGGAGTGAAAGTTGATATTCGTGGTTATACGGATCACACAGGGACAGATCGTATCAACTTGCCGCTATCCTTGAAACGGGCAGAGGCCTTGAAGACTTACCTCGTGAGTAAAGGGATCCCGGCCGATCGGATGAGTACGTTCGGGGAGGGTAAGGATATGTCCGTGGATCAAAAAGATATTTACACGGAAAAAGCCCGTAAGGTTGAAGTGAAAAAACACTAA
- a CDS encoding bifunctional riboflavin kinase/FAD synthetase: MKVHYGVENIEIKCPIVTIGSFDGVHLGHACVIQHLKEKAASIDGESVIISFEPHPREVLYPREQKIGILTTLEEKIAILEKYGVDHLIILKFTLEFAQQPYNDFVKKILIDKLRIKGLVVGYDHRFGKDRAGNFENLQELANEYGFFLEKEVVFEEDDVNVSSTKIRNALAVGDITTVNRFLGYSYSVTGEVVYGHHLGHKIGFPTANIQVSDERKLLPAIGVYAVKVIIEQEIFNGMLNIGIRPTVSNDGQVSCEVYIFDFNRDLYGKTITINFIDRIRGERKFNDIEELRAQLQKDKEKILKLLKS; this comes from the coding sequence ATGAAGGTTCACTACGGAGTTGAAAATATAGAGATCAAATGCCCGATCGTCACGATTGGAAGTTTTGATGGCGTACATTTAGGTCATGCTTGCGTGATACAACATCTAAAAGAGAAAGCGGCCAGTATTGATGGGGAATCCGTCATTATCAGCTTTGAACCCCACCCGAGAGAAGTGCTTTATCCCCGGGAACAGAAAATAGGGATCCTAACGACGCTGGAAGAGAAGATTGCCATCTTGGAAAAATATGGCGTTGATCACTTGATTATCTTGAAATTCACGCTTGAATTCGCCCAGCAACCCTATAATGATTTCGTGAAAAAGATTCTTATCGACAAACTAAGAATCAAGGGACTCGTCGTGGGCTATGATCATCGATTCGGGAAAGATCGAGCCGGGAATTTCGAGAACTTACAGGAACTAGCGAATGAATACGGCTTTTTTCTTGAAAAAGAAGTCGTTTTTGAAGAGGACGATGTAAATGTCAGTTCCACTAAAATCCGTAACGCTCTGGCCGTTGGAGACATTACCACGGTAAATCGCTTCCTCGGTTATTCTTATTCCGTCACGGGCGAAGTGGTTTACGGGCATCATCTAGGACACAAAATCGGTTTCCCAACAGCAAATATTCAAGTTTCCGACGAGCGGAAATTGTTACCCGCCATAGGCGTGTACGCCGTAAAAGTTATTATCGAGCAAGAAATCTTCAACGGGATGCTCAATATCGGGATCCGTCCCACGGTCAGCAATGATGGGCAAGTTTCATGCGAGGTGTATATTTTTGATTTCAACCGGGACTTGTACGGGAAAACCATCACGATAAATTTTATCGACCGTATTCGGGGAGAACGTAAATTCAACGATATTGAAGAATTACGAGCTCAGTTACAAAAAGACAAGGAAAAAATTCTCAAGCTATTGAAATCGTAA
- a CDS encoding DcaP family trimeric outer membrane transporter, translated as MKKLTLLLLIAISCGFYTGVRAQVNVTSVSEKNDADNFYKMMKEAFPLSFNDPASPRFVFFNKNKNFVFGVGGFVQVQGIYDFNGVPNDNYFTTNTIALKGEQSGGRYGISVGQSRLFFKLVGDTDVGRLVTYMEMEFEGNQSTPILRQAFIKFKGFTIGKTWSTFCDIAAGPATVDEEGPSSEVALRQPQIRYTYNFTDKLEASLALEYVEPSYTEGEFTKYINQRIPDFPINVKYSFKNGSHLQAGAVLRNMYYKDEVEDKDRIVTGWGASLSGIWQFAENTSLCFQGVYGKGISNYIQDISGSGLDLVPSATAEGKLKAFNAWGGYIGFSHNWSKVLTSNIMYSYARVLDRYGMPATSYKYAQYAAANLFWDFSEYGSCAIEYVFGRRNDFNKDYGNASRINTMIQYRF; from the coding sequence ATGAAAAAATTGACATTGCTATTGTTGATAGCCATCTCTTGTGGATTCTACACGGGGGTACGAGCGCAAGTCAACGTGACTTCCGTTTCGGAAAAAAATGACGCGGACAACTTCTATAAAATGATGAAAGAGGCTTTCCCGCTATCATTCAATGACCCGGCATCTCCAAGATTCGTGTTTTTCAACAAGAATAAAAACTTCGTTTTCGGTGTGGGGGGATTTGTGCAAGTACAGGGGATTTACGATTTTAACGGAGTTCCCAATGACAATTATTTTACCACAAACACCATCGCTCTCAAAGGAGAACAATCCGGGGGTAGATATGGTATTTCTGTCGGGCAATCCCGCCTATTCTTCAAATTAGTCGGGGACACGGATGTCGGCAGATTGGTCACCTACATGGAAATGGAATTCGAGGGGAACCAGAGTACCCCGATTCTAAGACAAGCTTTTATCAAGTTTAAAGGATTCACGATCGGTAAAACATGGAGTACATTCTGTGATATTGCCGCAGGACCGGCCACGGTGGACGAGGAAGGCCCTTCCAGTGAAGTGGCATTACGCCAGCCACAGATTCGCTACACGTATAATTTTACAGACAAGCTGGAAGCATCCTTGGCATTGGAGTACGTGGAGCCATCCTACACCGAAGGAGAATTTACCAAGTATATCAACCAACGAATTCCGGACTTCCCGATTAACGTGAAATACAGTTTCAAAAACGGGAGCCACCTGCAAGCGGGAGCCGTGTTGAGAAATATGTATTACAAAGATGAAGTTGAGGATAAAGACCGGATCGTTACCGGTTGGGGAGCCTCATTGAGCGGTATCTGGCAATTTGCCGAAAATACATCCCTTTGTTTTCAGGGAGTGTACGGGAAAGGAATCTCCAACTACATACAGGACATTTCCGGTTCGGGCCTTGACCTCGTACCCAGCGCCACGGCAGAAGGGAAATTGAAAGCATTCAATGCATGGGGTGGCTATATCGGATTTTCCCATAATTGGAGTAAAGTTCTGACATCAAATATCATGTACAGCTATGCCCGAGTCCTTGATCGTTACGGGATGCCCGCAACATCATACAAATACGCACAATACGCCGCCGCTAACCTGTTCTGGGATTTCAGTGAATACGGTTCCTGCGCCATAGAGTACGTATTCGGTCGTCGGAATGACTTCAACAAAGATTACGGTAACGCCAGTCGTATCAATACGATGATACAGTACCGGTTCTAA
- a CDS encoding glycine--tRNA ligase translates to MAQEDIFKKLVAHCKEYGYVFQSSEIYDGLAAVYDYGQYGVELKNNIKKYWWDSMVLLHENVVGLDSAIFMHPTIWKASGHVDAFNDPLIDNKDSKKRYRADVLIEDHIAKYDDKIEKDVAKAKKRFGEKFDETLYRQTNPQVLENIRKKEELTARMAKALNDNDLVELRQIIVDNKIVCPISGTSNWTEVRQFNLMFSTEMGSTAEGASKIYLRPETAQGIFVNFLNVQKSGRMKVPFGIAQIGKAFRNEIVARQFIFRMREFEQMEMQFFVRPGSELDWFKKWKETRMSWHQALGFGPEKYRFHDHEKLAHYANAATDIEFRFPFGFKEVEGIHSRTDFDLKRHQEFSGKKIQYFDPELNESYVPYVIETSIGVDRMFLQILSAAYTEEEIEKEDGSKDSRVVLKLPPALAPIKLAVMPLVKKDGLPEKAEEIMKLLRLDFRCQYDEKDSIGKRYRRQDAIGTPFCITIDHQTLEDNAVTIRYRDTMEQERVAIDQLHDILRKKTDLREILKEVKI, encoded by the coding sequence ATGGCACAAGAAGATATTTTTAAAAAGCTGGTAGCACACTGTAAAGAATACGGATACGTGTTCCAGTCATCAGAGATATATGACGGGCTGGCTGCGGTGTACGATTACGGACAATACGGGGTTGAACTGAAAAACAATATCAAAAAGTACTGGTGGGACTCAATGGTACTGTTACACGAAAACGTGGTAGGATTGGATTCCGCCATTTTCATGCACCCGACTATCTGGAAAGCCTCCGGACACGTGGATGCTTTCAACGACCCGTTGATTGATAATAAAGATTCAAAAAAGAGATACCGGGCAGACGTACTGATCGAAGATCATATTGCCAAATATGACGACAAGATCGAAAAAGACGTTGCCAAGGCAAAAAAGAGATTCGGGGAGAAGTTTGACGAAACATTATATCGCCAGACGAACCCGCAAGTGCTGGAAAATATTCGGAAAAAGGAAGAACTTACTGCCAGAATGGCAAAGGCTTTGAATGATAACGACTTGGTTGAACTTCGTCAGATTATCGTTGACAACAAGATTGTTTGCCCGATTTCCGGAACCAGCAACTGGACGGAAGTACGCCAATTTAACTTGATGTTCTCCACGGAAATGGGATCCACGGCCGAAGGTGCCAGTAAGATATACCTGCGTCCCGAAACGGCACAAGGTATTTTCGTAAACTTCCTAAACGTCCAAAAGTCCGGACGTATGAAAGTTCCTTTCGGGATCGCCCAGATCGGTAAAGCTTTCCGTAACGAGATCGTGGCACGTCAATTCATCTTCCGGATGCGTGAATTCGAACAAATGGAAATGCAATTTTTCGTACGCCCCGGTAGTGAACTCGATTGGTTCAAGAAATGGAAGGAAACCCGTATGAGCTGGCATCAAGCGTTGGGATTCGGACCGGAGAAATACCGGTTCCACGATCACGAGAAACTGGCGCATTACGCAAATGCAGCCACGGACATTGAATTCCGTTTCCCATTCGGCTTTAAAGAGGTGGAAGGAATCCATTCCCGCACGGACTTTGACCTGAAACGTCACCAAGAGTTCTCCGGGAAGAAAATACAATACTTCGATCCCGAGTTAAACGAATCATACGTACCTTACGTGATCGAAACATCTATCGGCGTGGACCGGATGTTCCTGCAAATCCTTTCTGCCGCTTACACGGAAGAAGAGATCGAAAAAGAAGACGGATCGAAGGATTCACGGGTTGTATTGAAATTACCTCCTGCCCTAGCCCCAATCAAGCTGGCCGTGATGCCACTCGTGAAGAAAGACGGGCTACCCGAGAAAGCGGAAGAGATCATGAAATTATTGAGACTGGACTTCAGATGCCAGTACGATGAAAAAGACTCTATCGGTAAACGCTATCGCCGCCAAGATGCCATCGGAACCCCGTTCTGTATTACCATCGACCACCAGACGTTGGAAGATAACGCCGTAACCATCCGTTACCGGGATACTATGGAACAGGAACGCGTGGCCATAGACCAATTACATGACATCTTGAGAAAAAAGACGGACCTCCGTGAAATTCTGAAAGAAGTTAAGATATAA
- a CDS encoding Na/Pi cotransporter family protein: MNYTILDFLQLIGSLGVFLFGMKMMSEALQKVAGNKMRTILAAMTSNRVKGVITGLLITTIIQSSSATTVMVVSFVNAGLLDLIGSIGVIMGANVGTTFTAWLISILGFKISMVSLSLPLIGLSLPLLFSAKRMRKSWGELIIGFGLLFIGLNFLQENMPNIHENPEILNFLHNYTDLGYGSYILFMLIGTALTILIQSSSATMALTLVMCANGWIGFDIAASMVLGENIGTTITANLAAMVANTTAKRAAFAHFLFNLFGVAWVLAIFPFFLGWVGQLSIYLGIGDPFTNVGSVPVALSLFHTCFNVANVLILIWFIKVIAKLVTHIIKSKESADDAFTLKHIKIGLLSTPDASLFQAKQEISHYAKNTLDMYRQVVECLHTPSKEFEKKFNKIDKLEDESDVVEVEIADYLTKVSESKLSTENSQRVRAMFKIVSEIESIADSSLNVAKAVGRRNEQNVEFPEFIDEKLQHMMAIVDEALVVMCANLTIEYKEVKAKKAYEVEQTINDYRTILQQEHLTAIEEKKYDYATGIIYSDIFFECEKIGDYAINVTEAIKEIGSDN, encoded by the coding sequence ATGAATTACACGATTCTCGATTTCTTGCAGTTGATCGGATCATTGGGTGTGTTCCTCTTCGGTATGAAGATGATGAGTGAGGCCTTGCAAAAGGTAGCGGGTAACAAAATGAGAACCATCCTCGCCGCAATGACATCCAATCGCGTGAAAGGGGTGATTACAGGTTTGTTAATCACGACCATCATCCAGAGTTCCTCAGCCACCACCGTAATGGTTGTCAGTTTCGTTAATGCCGGCTTACTTGACCTTATCGGTTCTATCGGGGTCATTATGGGTGCCAACGTGGGAACCACGTTCACGGCATGGCTAATCTCCATCCTAGGGTTCAAGATCAGTATGGTCAGTCTTTCTCTTCCCCTAATCGGGTTGAGCCTACCGCTGCTTTTCTCGGCAAAACGGATGCGCAAGAGTTGGGGGGAATTGATTATCGGTTTCGGACTTCTATTTATCGGTCTAAACTTCCTGCAGGAAAACATGCCGAATATTCATGAAAACCCCGAGATTCTGAATTTCCTACATAATTACACGGATTTAGGGTATGGTTCTTATATCCTGTTCATGCTTATCGGAACAGCACTGACCATACTGATACAATCATCATCTGCCACGATGGCATTGACGCTAGTCATGTGTGCCAACGGATGGATCGGTTTTGACATCGCCGCCTCCATGGTTTTGGGAGAAAACATCGGAACCACGATCACGGCAAACCTCGCTGCCATGGTTGCCAACACGACCGCCAAAAGAGCCGCTTTCGCTCATTTCCTGTTCAACCTTTTCGGGGTTGCATGGGTTTTAGCCATATTCCCGTTCTTTTTAGGCTGGGTCGGACAATTGAGTATTTACTTGGGAATTGGAGATCCGTTCACAAACGTGGGTTCGGTTCCGGTAGCGCTATCGTTGTTCCACACTTGCTTTAACGTGGCCAACGTGCTTATTTTGATCTGGTTTATCAAGGTCATTGCAAAACTCGTTACCCATATTATCAAATCCAAAGAATCGGCAGACGATGCCTTCACGTTGAAACATATCAAAATCGGGTTATTATCTACCCCGGATGCATCCTTGTTCCAAGCAAAACAGGAGATTTCTCACTACGCGAAGAACACATTGGATATGTATCGCCAAGTAGTAGAATGTCTGCACACTCCCTCGAAAGAATTCGAAAAGAAATTCAATAAAATCGACAAACTGGAAGACGAGAGTGACGTGGTGGAAGTAGAAATTGCAGACTACTTGACGAAAGTATCGGAATCCAAATTATCCACGGAGAACTCGCAACGGGTTAGAGCCATGTTCAAGATCGTGTCGGAAATCGAAAGTATCGCCGACTCGTCATTGAACGTTGCCAAAGCTGTTGGACGCCGGAATGAACAAAACGTGGAATTCCCCGAATTTATCGACGAGAAGTTACAACACATGATGGCTATCGTGGACGAGGCCCTCGTGGTTATGTGTGCAAACCTCACGATTGAATACAAGGAAGTGAAGGCAAAGAAAGCTTACGAAGTAGAGCAAACGATCAATGATTACCGGACAATCCTGCAACAGGAACACTTGACGGCAATCGAAGAAAAGAAATATGATTATGCCACGGGTATTATATATAGTGACATTTTCTTCGAGTGCGAGAAGATCGGGGATTACGCGATTAACGTGACCGAGGCAATCAAGGAAATCGGGAGTGACAATTAA
- the groL gene encoding chaperonin GroEL (60 kDa chaperone family; promotes refolding of misfolded polypeptides especially under stressful conditions; forms two stacked rings of heptamers to form a barrel-shaped 14mer; ends can be capped by GroES; misfolded proteins enter the barrel where they are refolded when GroES binds) — MAKEIKFNVEARDLLKKGVDELANAVKVTLGPKGRNVVIEKKFGAPHITKDGVSVAKEIELSDPYANIGAQMVKEVASKTGDDAGDGTTTATILAQSIINVGLKNVTAGANPMDLKRGIDKAVAEVVKNLEKQKEAVGENYDKIRQVARISANGDDNIGALIAEAMEKVTKEGVITVEEAKGTETEVKVVEGMQFDRGYISPYFVTDTEKMNAEFEKPYILLYDKKVSTMKELLPLLEPVAQAGRALVIIAEDVESEALATLVVNRLRGSLKIAAVKAPGFGDRRKEMLEDIAILTGGVVISEEKGLKLETATIDMLGCADKITIDKENTTIVNGCGSKEAIAERVNQIKKLIEHSTSDYDKEKLQERLAKLAGGVAVLYVGAASEIEMKEKKDRIDDALSATRAAIEEGIVPGGGVAYIRAIESLEKMKGENEDETTGIEIIKRAIEEPLRQIAANAGVEGAVVVNKVKEGKKDFGYNARTGVYENLMKTGVIDPKKVARVALENAASIAGMFLTTECVLVEEKQENPAPAMPPMGGGMPGMM; from the coding sequence ATGGCAAAAGAGATAAAATTTAATGTTGAAGCCCGCGATTTATTGAAAAAGGGTGTTGACGAATTGGCTAATGCAGTGAAAGTAACGCTTGGTCCCAAAGGACGTAACGTGGTAATCGAGAAAAAATTCGGTGCCCCGCATATTACCAAAGATGGTGTTTCCGTGGCAAAAGAGATCGAACTTTCTGATCCGTATGCAAACATCGGGGCACAAATGGTAAAAGAAGTAGCATCCAAAACAGGTGATGACGCCGGAGATGGAACTACAACCGCAACGATTTTGGCTCAATCTATCATCAACGTGGGATTGAAAAACGTGACTGCCGGAGCGAACCCGATGGATTTGAAGAGAGGTATCGACAAGGCTGTTGCTGAAGTAGTGAAAAATTTGGAGAAACAAAAAGAAGCTGTTGGCGAGAACTATGACAAAATTCGTCAAGTTGCCCGTATCTCTGCCAACGGTGATGACAATATCGGAGCATTGATTGCCGAAGCCATGGAAAAAGTGACCAAAGAAGGCGTGATCACGGTAGAGGAAGCCAAAGGTACTGAAACCGAAGTAAAAGTGGTTGAAGGTATGCAATTCGACCGCGGTTACATTTCTCCCTATTTCGTAACTGACACGGAAAAAATGAATGCAGAATTCGAGAAACCTTATATCCTGCTTTATGACAAGAAAGTTTCCACGATGAAGGAACTCCTTCCGTTGCTGGAACCGGTTGCTCAAGCCGGACGTGCTTTAGTAATCATCGCAGAAGATGTTGAAAGCGAGGCATTGGCAACCTTAGTTGTAAACCGTTTGAGAGGCTCGTTGAAGATTGCTGCCGTGAAAGCTCCCGGATTCGGAGACCGCAGAAAAGAAATGCTGGAAGACATTGCCATATTGACAGGTGGTGTCGTGATCTCTGAAGAGAAAGGCTTGAAATTGGAAACAGCCACGATCGATATGCTAGGATGCGCTGACAAGATCACGATCGACAAAGAGAACACGACAATCGTAAACGGTTGCGGTTCAAAAGAGGCTATTGCAGAACGTGTAAATCAAATCAAGAAATTGATCGAACATTCTACTTCTGACTACGATAAAGAAAAATTACAGGAAAGACTGGCTAAATTAGCCGGAGGAGTTGCCGTACTTTACGTGGGTGCCGCTTCTGAAATCGAGATGAAGGAGAAGAAAGACCGCATCGATGATGCATTGAGCGCAACGCGTGCCGCAATCGAGGAAGGTATCGTTCCCGGAGGTGGTGTGGCTTACATCCGTGCTATCGAAAGTCTTGAAAAAATGAAAGGCGAGAACGAAGACGAAACCACCGGTATAGAGATCATCAAACGTGCTATCGAAGAACCGCTTCGTCAGATTGCCGCTAACGCCGGAGTTGAAGGAGCCGTGGTAGTGAACAAGGTAAAAGAAGGCAAGAAAGATTTCGGTTACAACGCCCGTACAGGTGTTTACGAAAACTTGATGAAGACCGGAGTTATCGACCCGAAGAAAGTAGCGAGAGTTGCCTTGGAGAACGCCGCTTCTATCGCCGGAATGTTCTTGACCACCGAATGTGTTTTGGTAGAGGAAAAACAAGAAAATCCTGCTCCCGCAATGCCGCCGATGGGTGGAGGAATGCCGGGAATGATGTAA
- the groES gene encoding co-chaperone GroES — protein sequence MALKTVLNKIIVEPVEAETKTASGIIIPDSAKEKPQKGIVVATGKGKHDEPMEIKVGDSVLFGKYSGTEVNIDDKKYLVMNQSDILVVL from the coding sequence ATGGCACTTAAGACAGTTCTTAACAAAATCATTGTAGAGCCGGTAGAGGCAGAAACTAAAACCGCATCAGGTATCATCATCCCTGATTCCGCAAAAGAAAAACCACAAAAAGGAATCGTAGTAGCAACCGGAAAAGGCAAACACGACGAGCCGATGGAAATCAAAGTGGGAGATTCAGTTTTATTCGGTAAATATTCAGGAACTGAAGTCAATATCGACGACAAAAAGTATCTGGTGATGAATCAATCAGACATTCTGGTGGTTCTTTAA
- the secG gene encoding preprotein translocase subunit SecG, with translation MYIAVSILIFIVCALLILIVLVQNSKGGGLSSSFASSNQIMGVRKTTDFLEKATWTLAGAMLVLCIVSAMVLPRGEQAGKKSAIQEQINTAAPGTQAIPDFGTMNNNNTTTTTSEENNTTSQEQE, from the coding sequence ATGTACATAGCTGTTTCTATTTTGATCTTTATTGTTTGCGCTCTACTTATATTGATCGTATTGGTGCAAAACTCAAAAGGCGGTGGTTTATCTTCTTCCTTTGCTTCTTCAAACCAAATCATGGGTGTAAGAAAGACAACCGATTTCTTGGAAAAAGCGACATGGACATTAGCTGGGGCAATGCTTGTTTTATGTATTGTATCCGCAATGGTACTCCCCAGAGGTGAACAAGCCGGAAAAAAATCTGCTATTCAAGAGCAAATTAATACAGCCGCTCCGGGAACACAAGCAATCCCTGATTTCGGAACAATGAACAATAACAACACGACCACTACAACGAGTGAAGAGAATAACACGACTTCACAAGAACAAGAATAA
- a CDS encoding LptE family protein has translation MIKKIIPILLLAFAFNGCKLQSISYSFSGVSLQNGEKTFSVDYFSNKTAFAPNLGADFTEALKSYLRSRTNLTELTDNDGDIRFEGQITGFTQTPVDITADEIAAKNRLTITIRVKYTNTKDESGKSDFDTSFSHYEDYGIDENYESIEPDLIKKITEKIIEDIYNKALTNW, from the coding sequence ATGATCAAGAAAATTATACCTATATTATTGTTGGCTTTTGCCTTTAACGGGTGTAAACTACAAAGTATTAGTTACTCGTTTTCAGGCGTGTCGTTACAAAATGGAGAAAAAACATTTTCGGTAGATTACTTCTCGAATAAAACCGCTTTTGCCCCGAACTTGGGGGCGGATTTCACGGAAGCACTGAAAAGCTATTTACGTTCGCGAACAAACCTGACCGAATTGACAGACAATGACGGGGATATTCGTTTCGAGGGACAGATCACCGGATTCACACAAACCCCGGTTGACATCACCGCCGATGAAATCGCCGCCAAGAACCGGTTGACAATCACGATCCGGGTGAAATACACGAACACGAAAGACGAATCGGGGAAATCGGATTTCGACACGTCATTCTCGCATTATGAAGATTACGGGATTGACGAGAATTACGAGTCCATCGAACCCGACTTGATCAAGAAAATCACAGAGAAGATTATCGAAGATATTTATAACAAGGCCTTAACAAACTGGTAA